In the genome of Candidatus Saccharibacteria bacterium oral taxon 488, one region contains:
- a CDS encoding phage portal protein, translating to MFDHYRASSYATAYPNIRTIANKYMTVRPFAINGNGEQIDHCIIDALYHPNKSDSSVAFAEKIAVSTLSLRKTYILVWSNYGGVAKPGGDFMGQSGRNIAGFTFLEFPRVARVGGKTTYTVGTQTFTEDEVLVLPGGVDPNDLYAGYSPSEASRRWATLDDYIADFQAGFFENGAVPAGQFIITAPTRQAFQESVQCCKTLIAELVVITMSPTHTDRLTPRPASRRPQRPLSGCRSRNQTKILTSRTYLSK from the coding sequence ATGTTCGATCATTACCGAGCCAGCAGTTACGCGACGGCTTATCCTAATATTCGCACGATTGCCAATAAATACATGACGGTGCGGCCGTTTGCTATCAATGGCAATGGAGAACAGATTGATCATTGTATTATTGACGCGCTATACCATCCGAACAAGTCCGACAGTTCCGTGGCGTTTGCTGAAAAGATAGCTGTCTCGACATTGTCCTTGCGGAAGACCTACATTTTGGTTTGGAGCAACTACGGTGGCGTGGCAAAGCCTGGCGGTGATTTTATGGGGCAGAGCGGTAGGAATATTGCCGGCTTTACGTTCCTGGAGTTTCCGCGAGTTGCGCGAGTTGGCGGCAAGACAACATACACAGTCGGCACGCAGACGTTTACTGAAGATGAGGTGCTGGTGTTGCCTGGCGGTGTTGATCCAAACGACCTGTACGCTGGGTATTCGCCATCTGAGGCCTCGCGCCGCTGGGCGACACTCGACGACTACATTGCCGACTTCCAGGCTGGCTTTTTCGAGAACGGGGCAGTACCGGCTGGGCAGTTTATCATTACTGCACCAACTCGGCAGGCGTTTCAAGAGAGCGTGCAATGTTGCAAGACGCTCATCGCGGAGCTGGTAGTAATAACAATGTCACCTACACACACCGACCGGTTGACTCCAAGACCGGCAAGCCGTCGACCACAGCGGCCGTTGAGTGGGTGCCGTTCTCGCAACCAAACAAAGATATTGACTTCGAGAACTTATTTAAGCAAGTAG